The DNA region TCGTGCATGATGACGCGCAGATCCGGTATTCCGTCATTGAACGTTCGGAAATCCGGGAGCGGGCGGTCGTCGGTCCTTTCACCTACATCCGTCCCGGAACGGATCTCGGCGCCGACACGAAAGCGGGAGCTTTTGTCGACCTGAAAAAGGCCAAAATCGGCCATGGTACGAAGATTTCCCATCTGGCCTACGTGGGAGACGCGGAGGTCGGGGAGAAAGTCAATATCGGCTGCGGAGTCATCACCGTCAATTACGACGGGGTCCACAAACACAAAACCGTCATCGAAGACGGAGCGTTTGTCGGATGCAATGTGAATCTCATCGCCCCGGTCACCGTGGAAAAAGGAGCTTACGTGGCCGCCGGCTCCACCATCACGCATGATGTGCCGGAAGGAGCCCTCGCCATCGCCCGCGAGCGTCAGACGGTCAAGCCGGGGTATGTGGAAAAATTGATGGCGAAACACGCCAAAAAGTGAATACCAAGTGGAGGAACGTGTTTCTTATGCCCAAATCCCGTTTGCAAGTGTTCAGCTGCAATTCCAACCTCACACTGGCCAAGGCGATCTGCGAACACATCGGCATTCCGCTCGGGGATGCCGAGGTGGGCAAATTCAGCGACGGGGAAATCCACGTCAAGCTGAATGAAAGCGTTCGCGGTTCCGATGTGTACGTGATCCAGTCCACCTGTGATCCGGTCAACCAGCACCTGATGGAGCTTCTGGTCATGGTGGATGCGCTCCGCCGCGCTTCCGCCGGCACGATCAACGTCGTGATTCCGTACTACGGGTATGCCCGTCAGGACCGCAAGACCCGTGCGCGTGATCCGATCACCGCGAAATTGGTCGCCAACCTGATCGAAACGGCCGGTGCGCACCGCATCATCACCATGGATCTTCACGCCACGCAGATCCAAGGGTTCTTCGACATCCCGGTCGATCATCTGATGGGTGTGCCGATCCTGGCGGAATATTTCCGGGGAAAACAATTGAAAGACGTGGTCGTCGTCTCTCCGGACCACGGTGGAGTGATTCGGGCCCGCCGTCTGGCGGAGCGGTTGGAAGCTCCCATCGCCATCATCGACAAACGGCGTCCGGAACCCAACGTGGCCGAAGTGATGAGCATTGTCGGAGATGTGAAGGGCAAGACGGCCATCATCATCGATGACATCATCGATACCGCCGGCACGATCACCCTGGCCGCCAATGCCTTGCTGGAACACGGCGCGAAAGAAGTCTACGCCTGCTGCACTCATCCCGTCTTCTCCGGACCGGCCATCGAGCGGATCCGTGATTCCAGCATCAAGGAAATGGTGGTGACCGACACCATTCCTCTTCCGAAGCACAAACAGCTGGACAAAATCCGGGTGCTTTCGGTGGCACGCCTGATCGGCGACGCCATCGTCCGGGTTCACAACGAACAATCGGTCAGCAAGCTGTTCGACTGAATGCGTTTTACGGGGCATCCGCTGTGGAGCCCCTTTTTTCACCCGAACAATCCAACGGCGAGCGGAGGATGACAATGAAACTGATCGTGGGATTGGGCAATCCGGGCATCCGCTATGCCCGAACGCGGCACAACGCGGGGTTTTGGGTGATCGATGAACTGAGCCGCCGCTGGGGAATCCCCGTGAAAAAAGAGAAATGGAAGGCGGAGATCGGCGAAGGCATCGTCAACGGGGAAAAAGTGATCCTGATGAAACCGATGACTTACATGAATCTGTCCGGGGAAGCGGTTCGACCGGCCAAGGATTGGCTCAAGGTGGACGATGACAACCTGCTGGTCATTTACGATGATCTGGATTTGCCCCCGGGAAGAATTCGCCTCCGTTTGTCGGGAAGCAGCGGCGGTCACAACGGAATGAAATCGATCATCGCCTGTTTGGGAACGGACCGGTTCAAGCGAATCCGCATCGGCATCGGGCGGCCGGATCCCGGCGTATCCGTGCCGGATCACGTGCTGTCCCCGTTTTTGTCGGAAGAGCTGGACGTCGTGATGGACAGCGTGGATCGTGCCGCTTCCGCCGTGGAAAAATGGCTGGAGGCGGATTTCTTGACGGCGATGAACCAATTCAACAAGTGAAGCGAAAGAGATCCCCTTGTGGATCGGATCAGGTATGCTTTGCCTCTCCCGTGTGCATCCTAGAGGCAGGATGCCCGCAGAAAGGGGAGGCGTTTTCATTGATCGTGTACGTTTGTCGACATTGCGGCGCCCGGCTCGGCGAGTTGAATGAGGATGGGCTTACCGAGAGCCGGTTGGGCTTTGATCGGTTGACCCCGGACGAACGAAAGGATATAATAACGAATGATATGAATGGAAATCAAATCGTTCGTGTCACTTGCGAATCCTGTCAGCAAGTGCTTGAAAGTCATCCGGAACGCTTGCTATTGCCTCGTTTGTATCACTGATGTTCGTTTACATTTTTATGATTTTATGGAAATTTTAAACGATACGTCGGAAATCCACCCTTCCGCCAGGAAACGAAACCGTTTACCGTCGGATTGGCAGGGGATGTTTTCTGACTATACCGAAAAAACGGCCTTGGCTTTGTCAAGCTGAGGCTTCTTTTCTATGCGACAAAGAAGGGGGGAACATCCTTTTGTTGCCGCTTGTTCACATCATGCGACAAGACAACGATTTCCGTTCCACGGTGGCCGGACTCAAGGGCATGTTGCGGGAGCAGCTTGTCTCGGGCCTTTCCGGAACGGCCCGCATGCTGTTTGTCGCCGCCCTTCACATGGAGTCGAAACGGCCGGTTCTCCTCGTCACGCACAACCTCAATCAGGCACAGAAAGCGGTTGAAGACCTTCAGGAGTTGATTCCCAAAGACCAGGTGTTGATGTATCCGGCCAACGAGCTGGTCACCACGGAAATCGCGCTCGCCGGGGATGAGACGCTGGGGGAAAAGCTGGAAGTATTGTCCAGAGTCTCCCGGGATTTTTCCGGCGTCCTTGTCGTGCCTTTTTCCGGCTTGCGCAAGCTCTTTCCTCCCAAACGTCTGTTTGCGGCTGCCCATGCACGCTTGAAGGTGGGGCAGGTTCATCCGATCGGCCAATTTGCGGAACACTTGGTCAAGACCGGCTATGTTCGGACGGAAATGGTGGAAAAGCCCGGAGAGTTCAGCGTGCGGGGAGGCATCGTGGACGTTTATCCGGCCAATTTCGACCAGCCGGTCCGCATCGAGTGGTTTGACGATGAAGTGGACTCGATCCGACCGTTTTCCGTCGACGATCAGCGTTCTTTGGACAAATGGAGCGAAGTGCTGATTCCTCCGGCCAAGGAATTGTTCGGTTCGGTGGATACTCTCCGCAAAGCGGCCGACCGGGTGCAAGCCCTGCTCGACGAACGGATGGCTGCCGTCCGGGATGCGGAACTTCTCGAGAAGCTGCGCGAGGGCGTCGGCCTGGATGTGGAGCGATTGCGAAACGGAACCCTGTTCACCGGCGTGTACAAGTATGTCAGCCAGATTTACCCCGACGCGGAGACGTTGCTTCATTATCTCTCCAAAGATACGGTCATCGTCCTTGACGAGCCCACCCGGATTCTTGAAAGCGCCCGGCAAATGGAGCGGGAAGAAGCGGAATGGCAAACGGTGCTGTTGAAGCAGGGGGAGATGCTGCCGGGCCTTCGCATCTCGGTCGGTCATGAGGAAGTGCTGCTCAAAAATGATCGGCAACGGGTGCACCTTTCGCTGTTTTTGAGGCAGGTCCCGGGGCTGCAGCCGCAAAACATCGTGCAGATGATGTGCCGGAGCATGCAGCAGTTTCACGGACAGATGCACGTGTTGAAAACCGAGTGGGAGCGTTGGGTCAAGGGCGGATTCCGGCTCATCTTCATGGCCAGCAGCGAAGAGCGGGCGGATCGTCTGGAACGGGTGCTCGGCGATTACGGCATGAAAGTGCACCGGGATGTGTCCGATCTGCCTCCGGCGCCCGGAAAACCGGTGATTCGCATCGGAGCGCTGCAGAGCGGGTTTGAACTGGCGGCCAGCCGGTTGGCCGTTGTCACCGAGGGAGAAGTGTTCACCCAGAAGCAGCGCCGTCCGCGGCGCAGTTCCAAGCTGGATCATGCGGAGAAAATCAAGGGCTATCAGGAATTGAAACCCGGTGACTACGTGGTTCACGTCAATCACGGCATCGGGCGTTATCTGGGCATCGAGACGCTGGAAGTGGGGGGCCTTCACAAGGATTATCTGCACATCCAGTATGCGGGGAATGACAAGCTGTACGTTCCGGTCGAACAGATCGACCAAATCCAGAAATATGTGGGCAGCGAAGACAAGGCCCCGAAAATTTACAGCCTGGGCGGCGGCGAATGGAGCAAGGTAAAGAACAAGGTTCGCAGCTCCGTTCAGGACATCGCGCAGGAATTGCTCGAACTGTACGCGAAGAGACAACAGGCGAGGGGATATGCGTTTTCCAAGGACACGCCGTATCAGAAGGAATTCGAGGCGATGTTCCCTTACGAGGAAACGCCCGACCAGCTTCGCTCCATCGAAGAGATCAAGAAGGACATGGAAAGCCCGCAACCGATGGACCGGCTGCTGTGCGGCGATGTCGGTTACGGGAAAACGGAGGTGGCCATCCGGGCCGCATTCAAGGCGGCCATGGACGGAAAGCAGGTGGCCGTGCTGGTGCCCACCACCATCCTCGCCCAGCAGCATTATGAGACGTTTCGCGAGCGTTTCGCCGAATTTCCGGTGACCGTCCGCGTCCTGAACCGTTTCCGCACGCGCAAGGAACAAAAGGAAACGCTGGAGGGGTTGGCAAACGGCACCGTGGACGTGGTGATCGGCACGCACCGCCTCTTGTCGAAGGACGTTCGGTTCAAGGATCTCGGTCTGCTCATCATCGATGAAGAACAGCGCTTCGGGGTAAAGCACAAAGAAAAGATCAAGCAGTTGAAGCATCAGATCGATGTGCTCACGCTCACCGCGACGCCGATTCCCCGGACGCTGCACATGGCGATGATCGGAGTGCGCGACTTGTCCGTGATCGAGACTCCTCCGGAAAACCGTTTTCCGGTCCAGACATATGTCCTGGAGTATTCGGGGGCCTTGGTGCGCGAAGCGATCGAGCGTGAACTGGCCCGCGGCGGACAGGTGTATTTCCTTTACAACCAGGTGCAGAACATCGAACGGATGGCGGAACAGATTCGCATGCTGGTCCCCGACGCCCGCGTGGCCGTCGCTCACGGGCAGATGCCGGAAACCGAGCTGGAACGCGTGATGCTTGACTTTCTGGACGGGGAGTACGATGTGTTGGTCAGCACGACGATCATCGAGACCGGGGTGGACATTCCCAACGTCAACACGCTGATCATTTACGACGCGGACAAGATGGGCCTGTCCCAGCTGTATCAGCTTCGAGGGCGGGTCGGACGATCCAACCGCATCGCGTACTCCTATTTCACCTACCAACGGGACAAGGTGCTCAGCGAAGCCGCGGAGAAGAGATTGCAGGCCATCAAGGAATTCACCGAGCTGGGTTCCGGATTCAAGATCGCCATGCGCGATTTGTCCATCCGCGGGGCCGGCAACATTTTGGGAGCCGAACAGCACGGTCACATCGCCAGCGTCGGATTTGAACTGTACAGCCAGATGCTGAAAGAAGCGGTGGCGGAGCTGCAGGGCAAACCGGTATCCGAAGAACCGCGGGATCCGGTGATCGAGCTGTCCGTCGATGCTTATCTGCCGTCGGAGTACATCCGCGACGAAAAGCAGAAGATCGAGCTGTACAAGAAAATCCGCGCCGTCAGGTCCGTGCAGGAAGCGATCGATCTCGAGGAAGAGATCGAAGACCGGTTCGGCGATCTTCCCGACCCGGTCCGCATGCTGCTCAAACTGGCGCGCATCAAGGCATACGCCATCCGCTACGGCTTTGAAGCCGTGGAGCAGCAGACGGATCAGAAAGGCAAGGAAAAAGTGGTTCTCTGGTTGCCGATCGACGTTTACAAGCGGATCGACTGGGACGGGAAAATGGGCAAAATTCTCGCCGATTTCCCCACATTGACCTTCTCCACCGGAGCGCAGCGGTTCGCATTCGCTTTTCCGCTCAAAGGGTTGTCGCTCACGTCGATTCTGGATGTCGTGGAAACGTTTTTGGCCCGGTTCGAAAACGCGTTAGAGGAGAAGGGAGTCATGCAAGATGCAAAAGCGGAATAACAGGTGGCTGAAGGGACTGCTTGCGGTGCTCTTGTCGGGAGCGCTCGTGCTGACGGGCTGCGGGGGACAGAAGGAAGAGGACACGTCCGCCAATCCGCAGGAGGCGGTGAAAGAATTCAAACCGCTCCCCACGGACAGCACGAAAAAAGTGCTGGAATACAAAGGGGGCAGCGTCGCGGAGGGAGAGCTGAACCGGTATCTGAACCTGATGGCGTTTCTCGATCAACAAATCGGGTTCATCATCGCCAACATGAAAGAGGAAGAATCCAAGCAGTTTCGTGAAGAAATGGCCAAAGATCTGGCCTCCCGCCGGTACATCGCGACCCTGATCCAAAATGACGCCGAATACGGAAAAAAAGCCGACGAATCCATGAAGCAGTTTGAATCGGAACTTTTGGGCGCGGCTTCCGAACAGGATGGAAAGGGGCCGAAAACGCTGGACGAGGCCATCAAGGACAAAGGGTTTGCCAAAGAAGACCTCCATCGCTTTTTCGTGGAATATCACAAGATCGAACAATTCCTGAATGATCGGCTGAAAAACGTTCAGGTCGATCAGGTCAAAGTGCAGCACGTTCTGGTGTCGGTGGGGGACGGTTCGGAAGGCACGGTGAAGCGGACCGACGCCGAAGCCAAGAAGCGGGCCGATGAAGTGAAGAAAAAGCTGGAAGCGGGAGAGGACTTCGCGGCCATTGCCAAACAGTATTCGGATGATCCGGGATCCAAGGACAATTCCGGCATGTACGAGGGAGATCCCGACCAGTTCGTTCCCGAATTCGCCAATGCCTGCAAAACGCTTCCGATCGGCAAGATCAGCGATCCGGTGAAAACGCAGTTCGGATACCACGTCATGAAAGTGACGGAGCGCAAGAAAATTCCCGCCACGCAGGCGAGCGAAGAAGCCCAGATGGAAAAGAAAAAGGAAATTTACCAGCAGTTCATCGACAAGGAACTGGGGGCCCGCGTGATCGCCTGACGGAAAAACGGACAAGCGGAAGTTCCCGACCCGTCGGAACGGACGGCTACCTGCTGTTGACCGCGGGACATGCCGGGGAGCGTGAAACGGAACCTGATTCAGGTTCCGTTTTCTGTATTTGGAAACCGCATAATAAATTGGCAGCGGAAGAATACTATGGGCGTAGCCAGGACTGATACAAATTTGAGTGAAAGAGAGGCATGCGTCCAAATGAAGGCAACCGGCATCGTGCGTCGGATCGACGACCTCGGGCGTGTGGTGATCCCGAAGGAAATTCGCCGGACGCTCAGAATCCGGGAGGGAGATCCGCTCGAAATCTTTGTTGATCGTGACGGAGAAGTCATTTTGAAAAAATACTCCCCCATCGGGGAATTGGCAGACTTTGCGCAGGAATACGCGGAATCGTTGTTTGAGAATATCCAGCACCCCGCATTGATTTGCGATCGCGACGCCGTCATCGCCGTTGCCGGGGTGTCGAAGAAGGAATATCTCGAAAAGCCGATCGGTGAACTGGTGGAGAGCTGCATGGAGCAGCGGCGGTACCATCTGGAAACCAACCCGGGAACGGTGGAAATCTTCAAGGGAATGCCCGAGGAATACCAGTCGTTCGTGATTGTCCCGATCAATGCCGGCGGGGACCCGATCGGAGCCGTCATTCTCCTTTCCAAAAAGGATGGCGTCCGAATGGGAGAACTGGAAGTGAAGCTGGCGGGAACGGCGGCGTCTTTCCTGAGCAAACAGATGGAGCAGTGATGCGCGCGGCGTCGTTCACCGCCCGTCCTTTTCCCGGCCGGCGTCCCGCCGGGGTTCGACCGGCCCTGGCGGCTGTCGTCAAATCTTGTTCGGATGTCATCCGGGGGTCCCGGACGGGGCCGGGATCTTTTCGCACGGAGCGCTCCTTGTGCATCCGGAACCGGATGGTTTCCGGTTCGGGGAGATCTTTTCGGACGCGTTTTTTCCGCGTCCTTTTTCTTTTCCCGGAATTCCCTGCGTACCGTCTTTCGTCCCATGCTTCCGCTTTTGTATAATGTAAGGAATGCGGGGAAGGGAAAGGGGTACATCATGGCTGAGGCACGGCAGTCTTTTGTCCGTGGTGCGGCGATCCTGGGATTCGCCCTTCTGATCAGCAAGTTTTTGGGAGCCGCTTACCGGATTCCGTATCAGAACATCACGGGCAACGAGGGAATGTACGTTTATCAGCAAGTTTACTCGCTCTACAGTGTTCTGTTGACCCTGGCGACGGCGGGTTTTCCGCTGGCCATTTCCAAAATGGTTTCCGAGAAACTGGCATCCGGGGACTCCGCGGGGGCCCGGGAGGTTTTTCGCGTTTCCGCGGCGACCCTGTCCCTGGCGGGATGCCTTCTTTTTGTCCTGCTGTTTTTCGGAGCGGAGAGCATCGCCGAATGGATGGGCAACCGGGAAGCCCTGACGCTCCCGATTCGGGCCGTTGCCCCCGCGCTCCTGGTCGTACCGTTGGTTTCCGCGGCGCGCGGTTATTTCCAGGGCACGCAAAACATGATGCCCACCGCGGTGTCCCAAGTGACGGAGCAGACGTTTCGGGTGGCGACCATCCTCATCTTGTCCTGGTATTTCATGGAGATCGGATGGGGCACGGTGTACGCCGGAGCGGGGGCGATGTTCGGGTCCTTCGTGGGAGCGGTCGCCGGACTGGCGGTCTTCGCCGTTTTCCGAAGCTCCGCGGGGAAAGGAGTCAAGCGGCGGATATCGCCGTTCACCGGGAATGGAAATTCCGGACGGTTGGTGCGGGATCTCCTGGCTCTGTCGTTGCCGGTCTGTCTGGGATCGTTGGTGATTCCGCTGTTTTCGCTGGTGGACTCGTTCACCGTGGCCAACCTGTTGGTGGCCGGAGGGATGGATCTTTCGTGGGCGGTGAATGAAAAAGGCATTTATGACCGGGCGCAACCGTTGATTCAGTTCGGGTCGTTCTTTGCCACGGCCATCGCCTTGTCCGTGGTGCCGGCCATCGCCGAGGCCCGGACGGAAGGGAAACATCGGGAGGCGGAAAAACGCGCCGCCTTGTCCGTCCGCCTGACCTGGCTGTTCGGGTTGCCGGCTTCGCTGGGCCTGTTTTTGATTGCGGAACCGGCCAATGTCATGTTGTTCGAAGACGCGGCCGGAACCGACGCACTTGCCCTCATGTCATTCACGATCCTTTTTTCCACGCTGCTGATCACCACGTCCGGAGTCTTGCAGGGGTATGGACGCGTGATCGTGCCGGCCGTTTCGCTCCTGACGGGAGCGGGAATCAAATGGGTGCTCAACGTTTTCCTGATTCCCGGGCTCGGGATTCGTGGTGCGGCCCTGGCGACGGTGGCGGGCTATCTGGTGGCCGTGGTGATCAATCTGGCCGTTCTCGTTCCGCTGGCCCCCGCGCTCCGACGGGAAACGGACGGTCTGTGGCGGAGCCTCATCGCCGTATTCTGGATGAGCGCGGCGGTGTTCGGGGTTTGCATGGGCGTTCAGGCCGTGCTTCCGGCAGGACTTGCCGACCGGGCGGCGATGAGCGTGATCGCACTCACGGGTCTGGTGACGGGAGCATGCGTGTACGGATGGGCACTGCTTCGCTTCGGTGCACTTCGCATGGATGAGATCGAAACGCTGCCGAAGATCGGAAAACGGATCCGGGCCCTCGGCGAAAAAAAACGTTGGTTCCGTGCATGAAGGAGGGGTGCGCAAATGAATGGCAAGATCGTGATCACCGGACTTGGATTCGGGGATGAGCATGCCCTGTCGTTGGGGACGCTAAAGCTGCTGGAGTCGGCGGGCCGGCTGTTCCTTCGGACCGACAAACATCCCGTGGTCCGCTGGATTCGCGAGCGGGGGATCTCCTTTGAGACCATGGACGAGGTTTACAGGCGGCACTCCGCGTTTGAACAAGTGTATGAAGAAATCGCCGAACGGCTGCTGCGGGAAGCGGACACCGGTGAAACCGTGGTGTACGCCGTTCCCGGTCATCCGCGGGTGGCCGAACGGACAACGGTGCTTCTTCTCAAACGGGGGCCGGAGCGGGGAATCGACGTGAGCGTGCAAGGAGGACATAGTTTTCTGGATCCCTTGTTCACGTCTCTCGGCATCGATCCCGTGGAAGGGTTTCAGCTGCTGGACGGCACCGCTTTGGACGCGGGTCGGATCGATCCCCGGGGGCATGTGGTCATCGCTCAGGTGTATGATCGCATGACCGCGTCGGACGTGAAACTGACGTTGATGGACGTGTACCCGGACGACCATCCGGTCACGGTGGCATCCGCCTGCGGCATTCCCGGCAAGGAGCGGACGGTTTGTGTTCCCCTTTACGAACTGGATCATGAAGACCGCTTTGATGACCTGACCACGGTGTATGTGCCGCCCGTCCGCGATGATCGGAATCTGTACGGACGTTTTGAATTTCTCGAAGGGATCATCCGCACGCTCCGGGGACCGGACGGATGTCCGTGGGATCGCAAACAGACGCACGAGAGCCTTCGGCCCTACCTGTTGGAAGAAGCGCACGAATTTCTGGAGGCCGTTGCGGAGGATGACCCGGAAGCCATGGCGGACGAACTGGGGGACATTCTGCTCCAGGTCATGCTTCATGCCCAGATCGCCTCGGAAAGCGGTGACTTCGACATTCATGAAGTCATCGGGCGGTTGAGCGACAAGATGATTCGCCGTCACCCCCACGTGTTCGGGGAAGGGAAGGCGGAAACCGCGGAAGAAGTCAAGGCCAACTGGGAACGGATCAAGCGTCAAGAACGCGGCGGCGAAGCGGAACCGGGCATTCTTTCGGGGATTCCCAAGGGCCTTCCGGCGCTTTCTCTGGCGCATGCCCTGCAGAAAAAGGCGGCCAAGGTGGGATTCGACTGGGACCGGGTGGAAGAGGTCTTCGGAAAGATTTACGAGGAATTGGACGAACTGCAACGGGCGGAAAACGGGAAAGCCATCGAGGACGAGTTCGGCGATTTGCTCTTTGCGGTCGTCAATCTCTCCCGGTTCCTGAAGGTGGATCCCGAACTGGCCCTGCTCGGTGCGTGCCGCAAGTTTCGTCGGCGGTTCGGACATATCGAGCAGCGGGCCCGGGAATCGGGGCGTCGGCTTCAGGAGATGTCTTTGGAAGAAATGGATCAGTGGTGGAATGAAGCCAAACAATCGGAAAAATGAGGAGACGGATCCGGAATCCGGGAAGGGAATTCCCCCGGTTTCCCGAATTGGATAAAGAAGGCACGAGGTGTCATCATGAGACTGGACAAGTTCCTCAAAGTGTCGCGACTCATCAAGAGGAGGACGTTGGCAAAGGAAGTGTGTGATCAGGGCCGGGTGACGGTGAACGGCACCTCCGCAAAGGCGGGCACCGTTCTCAAGCCCGGTGACGAGATCACGGTGCGGTTCGGAAACCGGTCGGTGACGGTGCGGGTGGAAGAGCTTCGGGAGAACGCGAAAAAAGAGGAAGCCGGACGGATGTACACCGTTCTCCGGGAGGAAACCGGAGGCGGGGAGAGCGATCGTTCGGACGGGGAAGAAGATTGACGCTCCGGCATGCCGGGGTGTCGGGGAATCCGGAGGGAACCGGATTCGGAAAAAACTTCTAACCGGGAGGCTTTGTCCATATCATGTTACCTAGAGAGGAGGGTACGTGAGATGGGCGAGGAGCTGTATTCCGGCAACCGGCATGAAATCATTCTCACCAATCGCGGAATGGTGGAGATTACGGGCGTCAATCGCGTCGAGAGTTTTGACAGTGAAGAATTCCTGCTGAAAACGGAGTGCGGGTACCTGGGCATCCGCGGGCAGGATCTTCGCATCCGGAGCCTGGATCTGGAATCGGGCAGGGTATCCATCGAAGGACATCTGATGGATCTCGGGTACCTGGACGGCCACGGCGCTCCCGCTTCCGAACGGGCCAAGGGAATTCTGGGGCGGATCTTCCGATGAATCTGGAAATGCAGTGGACGGCCATGGGGCTCATGATGGGGTCCGGACTGATTCTCGGAGTGGTGCTCGATGTATACAGGGCCTTGAAAATCCGGCTTCATCTGAGGGGATGGGTCGTCTCTCTCGTCGACCTGTTGTATTGGACCGGTTCCGCCCTGCTGGTGTTTGCTCTTTTGATGTGGAGCAATCGGGGGGAACTCCGGTTTTACCTCGTGGCCGCCGTGCTGCTGGGATTTTTTCTGTATCATCGCTGGTTCACCC from Staphylospora marina includes:
- a CDS encoding ribose-phosphate diphosphokinase, which codes for MPKSRLQVFSCNSNLTLAKAICEHIGIPLGDAEVGKFSDGEIHVKLNESVRGSDVYVIQSTCDPVNQHLMELLVMVDALRRASAGTINVVIPYYGYARQDRKTRARDPITAKLVANLIETAGAHRIITMDLHATQIQGFFDIPVDHLMGVPILAEYFRGKQLKDVVVVSPDHGGVIRARRLAERLEAPIAIIDKRRPEPNVAEVMSIVGDVKGKTAIIIDDIIDTAGTITLAANALLEHGAKEVYACCTHPVFSGPAIERIRDSSIKEMVVTDTIPLPKHKQLDKIRVLSVARLIGDAIVRVHNEQSVSKLFD
- the pth gene encoding aminoacyl-tRNA hydrolase gives rise to the protein MKLIVGLGNPGIRYARTRHNAGFWVIDELSRRWGIPVKKEKWKAEIGEGIVNGEKVILMKPMTYMNLSGEAVRPAKDWLKVDDDNLLVIYDDLDLPPGRIRLRLSGSSGGHNGMKSIIACLGTDRFKRIRIGIGRPDPGVSVPDHVLSPFLSEELDVVMDSVDRAASAVEKWLEADFLTAMNQFNK
- a CDS encoding anti-sigma-F factor Fin — encoded protein: MAGGGFLDGDEPIQQVKRKRSPCGSDQVCFASPVCILEAGCPQKGEAFSLIVYVCRHCGARLGELNEDGLTESRLGFDRLTPDERKDIITNDMNGNQIVRVTCESCQQVLESHPERLLLPRLYH
- the mfd gene encoding transcription-repair coupling factor, encoding MLPLVHIMRQDNDFRSTVAGLKGMLREQLVSGLSGTARMLFVAALHMESKRPVLLVTHNLNQAQKAVEDLQELIPKDQVLMYPANELVTTEIALAGDETLGEKLEVLSRVSRDFSGVLVVPFSGLRKLFPPKRLFAAAHARLKVGQVHPIGQFAEHLVKTGYVRTEMVEKPGEFSVRGGIVDVYPANFDQPVRIEWFDDEVDSIRPFSVDDQRSLDKWSEVLIPPAKELFGSVDTLRKAADRVQALLDERMAAVRDAELLEKLREGVGLDVERLRNGTLFTGVYKYVSQIYPDAETLLHYLSKDTVIVLDEPTRILESARQMEREEAEWQTVLLKQGEMLPGLRISVGHEEVLLKNDRQRVHLSLFLRQVPGLQPQNIVQMMCRSMQQFHGQMHVLKTEWERWVKGGFRLIFMASSEERADRLERVLGDYGMKVHRDVSDLPPAPGKPVIRIGALQSGFELAASRLAVVTEGEVFTQKQRRPRRSSKLDHAEKIKGYQELKPGDYVVHVNHGIGRYLGIETLEVGGLHKDYLHIQYAGNDKLYVPVEQIDQIQKYVGSEDKAPKIYSLGGGEWSKVKNKVRSSVQDIAQELLELYAKRQQARGYAFSKDTPYQKEFEAMFPYEETPDQLRSIEEIKKDMESPQPMDRLLCGDVGYGKTEVAIRAAFKAAMDGKQVAVLVPTTILAQQHYETFRERFAEFPVTVRVLNRFRTRKEQKETLEGLANGTVDVVIGTHRLLSKDVRFKDLGLLIIDEEQRFGVKHKEKIKQLKHQIDVLTLTATPIPRTLHMAMIGVRDLSVIETPPENRFPVQTYVLEYSGALVREAIERELARGGQVYFLYNQVQNIERMAEQIRMLVPDARVAVAHGQMPETELERVMLDFLDGEYDVLVSTTIIETGVDIPNVNTLIIYDADKMGLSQLYQLRGRVGRSNRIAYSYFTYQRDKVLSEAAEKRLQAIKEFTELGSGFKIAMRDLSIRGAGNILGAEQHGHIASVGFELYSQMLKEAVAELQGKPVSEEPRDPVIELSVDAYLPSEYIRDEKQKIELYKKIRAVRSVQEAIDLEEEIEDRFGDLPDPVRMLLKLARIKAYAIRYGFEAVEQQTDQKGKEKVVLWLPIDVYKRIDWDGKMGKILADFPTLTFSTGAQRFAFAFPLKGLSLTSILDVVETFLARFENALEEKGVMQDAKAE
- a CDS encoding peptidylprolyl isomerase, yielding MQKRNNRWLKGLLAVLLSGALVLTGCGGQKEEDTSANPQEAVKEFKPLPTDSTKKVLEYKGGSVAEGELNRYLNLMAFLDQQIGFIIANMKEEESKQFREEMAKDLASRRYIATLIQNDAEYGKKADESMKQFESELLGAASEQDGKGPKTLDEAIKDKGFAKEDLHRFFVEYHKIEQFLNDRLKNVQVDQVKVQHVLVSVGDGSEGTVKRTDAEAKKRADEVKKKLEAGEDFAAIAKQYSDDPGSKDNSGMYEGDPDQFVPEFANACKTLPIGKISDPVKTQFGYHVMKVTERKKIPATQASEEAQMEKKKEIYQQFIDKELGARVIA
- the spoVT gene encoding stage V sporulation protein T; this translates as MKATGIVRRIDDLGRVVIPKEIRRTLRIREGDPLEIFVDRDGEVILKKYSPIGELADFAQEYAESLFENIQHPALICDRDAVIAVAGVSKKEYLEKPIGELVESCMEQRRYHLETNPGTVEIFKGMPEEYQSFVIVPINAGGDPIGAVILLSKKDGVRMGELEVKLAGTAASFLSKQMEQ
- a CDS encoding putative polysaccharide biosynthesis protein; amino-acid sequence: MAEARQSFVRGAAILGFALLISKFLGAAYRIPYQNITGNEGMYVYQQVYSLYSVLLTLATAGFPLAISKMVSEKLASGDSAGAREVFRVSAATLSLAGCLLFVLLFFGAESIAEWMGNREALTLPIRAVAPALLVVPLVSAARGYFQGTQNMMPTAVSQVTEQTFRVATILILSWYFMEIGWGTVYAGAGAMFGSFVGAVAGLAVFAVFRSSAGKGVKRRISPFTGNGNSGRLVRDLLALSLPVCLGSLVIPLFSLVDSFTVANLLVAGGMDLSWAVNEKGIYDRAQPLIQFGSFFATAIALSVVPAIAEARTEGKHREAEKRAALSVRLTWLFGLPASLGLFLIAEPANVMLFEDAAGTDALALMSFTILFSTLLITTSGVLQGYGRVIVPAVSLLTGAGIKWVLNVFLIPGLGIRGAALATVAGYLVAVVINLAVLVPLAPALRRETDGLWRSLIAVFWMSAAVFGVCMGVQAVLPAGLADRAAMSVIALTGLVTGACVYGWALLRFGALRMDEIETLPKIGKRIRALGEKKRWFRA